Proteins encoded by one window of Synergistes jonesii:
- a CDS encoding M20/M25/M40 family metallo-hydrolase — translation MDRNYLLPLIKELVAAPSVTESAEESLPGEIIYSRLSGLSYFKERPHHLMLVDTPLEGSPHKLKSLIARVDAAEKTPRTVLMIGHYDVVDVKCYGEIAEHAFDTEKLAEIFRADADTLYGRGTMDMKCGDAIETALIEEFAKDRSIFDVNLVMALVGDEENSSAGMRGVLPVLFEMEREGLDFLAALNTEPGEAGQSGVTGPMVFLGTLGKLMPGFYVRGRDAHVGNCYDGFSALLAASRAVAAAEGDPCLADPARGVCQPSWICLDMGALRDVYSVTVPDKAYAYFNCFTTNNGPAQIMEQMKGVALRALEESSGQLEASYKSLLSKGYNGSAFSAPEPAVYTLGELTELAAARAGEAFDAELRDFAASLPPGDMRARGIKVVDFIADRSGAEPPYAAVFFLPPWLPVRTDFTGSPRDAAVVGAAREIEAECAEKYGLKMTEVEFFSGLCDLSYVGGKVSEGDIAALAENMPGWGEIYSLPLKEMQALGLPVINLGPSGAAPHRKEERLYLSYSLDVLPELLKKLIAKISQKAR, via the coding sequence ATGGACAGAAATTATCTTTTGCCGTTGATAAAAGAGCTCGTCGCGGCCCCGAGCGTCACGGAGAGCGCGGAGGAGAGCCTCCCTGGCGAGATCATCTATTCAAGGCTCAGCGGGCTTTCGTATTTCAAAGAGCGTCCGCATCATCTGATGCTTGTAGATACGCCTCTCGAAGGTTCGCCGCACAAGCTCAAGTCTCTCATAGCGCGCGTAGACGCCGCAGAAAAAACGCCGCGCACCGTGCTGATGATAGGGCATTACGACGTAGTCGACGTAAAATGCTACGGCGAAATCGCCGAGCACGCCTTCGACACGGAAAAGCTGGCGGAGATTTTCCGCGCGGACGCCGATACGCTTTACGGTCGCGGCACGATGGACATGAAGTGCGGCGACGCGATCGAGACGGCGCTTATCGAAGAGTTCGCGAAAGACCGTTCGATCTTCGACGTCAACCTCGTCATGGCGCTCGTCGGCGACGAAGAGAACTCGTCCGCTGGGATGCGCGGCGTGCTGCCGGTGCTTTTCGAGATGGAGCGCGAAGGGCTCGACTTCCTGGCCGCGCTGAACACAGAGCCGGGAGAGGCCGGACAGTCCGGCGTCACCGGCCCGATGGTATTCCTCGGCACGCTCGGCAAGCTGATGCCGGGCTTTTACGTGCGCGGACGCGACGCGCACGTCGGAAACTGCTACGACGGCTTTTCGGCGTTGCTCGCGGCCTCGCGCGCAGTGGCGGCCGCCGAGGGCGATCCCTGCCTCGCCGACCCTGCGCGCGGCGTCTGCCAGCCGTCGTGGATATGCCTCGACATGGGCGCTCTGCGCGACGTCTACAGCGTCACCGTGCCAGACAAGGCTTACGCCTATTTCAACTGCTTCACGACGAACAACGGGCCGGCGCAGATTATGGAGCAGATGAAGGGCGTCGCGCTGCGCGCGCTTGAGGAGAGCTCCGGGCAGTTGGAGGCCTCTTATAAATCACTTCTTTCCAAGGGCTATAACGGCTCGGCCTTTTCCGCGCCGGAGCCGGCCGTCTACACGCTCGGCGAGTTGACGGAGCTCGCCGCGGCACGCGCCGGAGAAGCCTTTGACGCGGAGCTGCGCGACTTCGCGGCGTCGCTCCCGCCGGGCGATATGAGAGCGCGCGGGATAAAGGTCGTCGACTTCATAGCCGACCGCAGCGGCGCGGAGCCTCCTTACGCCGCCGTCTTCTTCCTTCCGCCGTGGCTCCCAGTCCGCACGGATTTCACCGGCTCGCCGCGCGATGCCGCCGTGGTGGGCGCCGCGCGCGAAATAGAGGCGGAGTGCGCCGAAAAATACGGCCTCAAGATGACGGAGGTCGAATTCTTCTCCGGCCTCTGCGACCTGAGCTACGTCGGCGGAAAGGTCTCGGAGGGCGACATAGCGGCTCTTGCCGAAAACATGCCCGGCTGGGGGGAGATTTACAGCCTGCCGCTGAAAGAGATGCAGGCCCTCGGCCTTCCGGTGATAAACCTCGGCCCGAGCGGCGCCGCTCCGCACAGAAAAGAGGAGCGGCTCTACCTTTCTTATTCTCTCGACGTTCTGCCGGAGCTTTTGAAAAAGCTGATCGCAAAAATTTCGCAAAAAGCGCGCTGA
- a CDS encoding glycerate kinase family protein, giving the protein MKSFILIPDSFKGTMSSTEICGIMAEAIKAHIPDACVRGIPVADGGEGTVEAFLAAVGGERRECSVTGPRFEKVSSFYGVLSDGRTAVVEMSAAAGLPLMEGRLDVLGGTTFGVGELILEAVRGGAKQVIIGLGGSATNDGGCGAAAALGVVFRDGEGRSFIPTGGTLSSVASVQSCGLARELKDVRITAMCDIDNPLYGERGAAYVFAPQKGASRETVPLLDAGLRHLHDTVKRCLGADRAQDRGAGAAGGMGYGLAALLGAELKMGIDVVLDAVGFDELLRGADCVFTGEGKIDSQSLGGKVVIGVSRRAKKFGVPVIAVVGDVGDDIGGAYDEGVSAVFPINRVAVPYSEARLRARGDLRLTVEDVVRLIKAVEERRSDIRSLS; this is encoded by the coding sequence ATGAAAAGCTTTATCCTGATACCTGATTCGTTCAAGGGTACCATGAGCTCGACGGAAATATGCGGGATCATGGCCGAGGCCATAAAGGCGCATATTCCCGACGCCTGTGTGCGCGGCATTCCCGTGGCGGACGGCGGGGAAGGGACGGTGGAAGCTTTCCTGGCCGCCGTCGGCGGAGAGCGGCGCGAGTGTTCGGTCACCGGTCCCCGCTTTGAGAAGGTAAGCTCGTTTTACGGCGTGCTCTCCGACGGAAGGACCGCGGTCGTGGAGATGTCTGCCGCGGCGGGGCTGCCGCTCATGGAGGGGAGGCTCGACGTTCTCGGCGGCACTACCTTCGGCGTCGGCGAGCTGATCCTGGAAGCGGTCAGAGGCGGCGCAAAGCAGGTGATAATCGGCCTCGGCGGCAGCGCTACGAACGACGGAGGCTGCGGCGCGGCTGCGGCGCTCGGCGTCGTATTTCGCGACGGCGAGGGACGTTCCTTTATCCCCACCGGCGGCACGCTCTCTTCGGTTGCTTCGGTGCAGAGCTGCGGCCTCGCGCGTGAGCTGAAAGACGTCAGGATCACGGCGATGTGCGACATCGACAATCCGCTTTACGGCGAAAGGGGCGCGGCTTACGTCTTCGCCCCGCAGAAGGGAGCTTCGCGTGAAACGGTCCCGCTTCTCGACGCAGGCTTGAGGCATCTCCATGATACCGTGAAGCGCTGCCTCGGCGCGGACCGCGCGCAGGACAGGGGCGCGGGCGCAGCCGGCGGCATGGGCTACGGGCTGGCGGCGCTTTTGGGCGCGGAGCTGAAGATGGGCATCGACGTCGTGCTTGACGCAGTGGGCTTCGACGAGCTTCTTAGAGGGGCGGACTGCGTCTTTACCGGGGAAGGCAAAATAGATTCGCAGAGCCTCGGCGGAAAGGTCGTTATCGGCGTTTCGCGCCGCGCGAAGAAGTTCGGCGTCCCGGTGATCGCCGTCGTCGGCGACGTCGGCGACGATATCGGCGGCGCTTACGACGAAGGGGTCTCCGCCGTCTTCCCGATCAACCGTGTGGCCGTCCCCTACAGCGAGGCGCGCCTGCGCGCGAGGGGCGACCTGCGGCTGACGGTCGAGGACGTCGTAAGGCTGATAAAGGCGGTGGAGGAGCGGCGGAGCGACATACGCAGCCTCTCTTGA
- a CDS encoding GntP family permease: MTGILLIVVFVLSIVAMIVAISKYKIHPFLSIMAVSLIFGMIAGIPVADLPGIIGDGFSGTFKSIGIVIIFGALVGMLLEKTGAAIKMADIVVRVVGKRHPEIAIMLMGWIVSIPVFCDSGFVILNPIRKGLAKRTGASSVAMTVALSMGLYISHCFVPPTPGPIAAANSLGIGDHLLLVILLGALLSIPPLVAGCLFAIYIGGKVKARDDDEDASLVKSYEQLIAEYGRLPGGCASFAPIVVPIVLMALASGLAMAKIRIPIIAFLGTPMIALAVGTALGVVLLASAHKMDEFYGITNDTLMVVGPILFITAAGGVLGKVISVSGMVQYITDNSNVLSTIGIFFPFVLAAILKTAQGSSTVAITTTAGMLAPVLPALGLDSPLLGALCVIAIGAGAMTVSHANDSYFWVVTNFGEMEPQQGYRTQTLGTLVIGVASMVGVYAAYLLLA, encoded by the coding sequence ATGACAGGTATTCTTCTCATCGTTGTATTTGTGCTGTCCATCGTGGCGATGATCGTGGCGATCTCAAAGTATAAGATTCATCCGTTCCTTTCGATCATGGCGGTATCGCTCATTTTCGGCATGATCGCGGGGATCCCTGTAGCGGATCTGCCCGGTATCATAGGCGACGGTTTCTCGGGGACGTTTAAGAGCATCGGCATCGTCATTATTTTCGGCGCGCTCGTCGGCATGCTGCTCGAAAAGACCGGAGCCGCGATCAAAATGGCGGATATCGTTGTCAGGGTCGTCGGCAAAAGGCATCCCGAAATCGCGATAATGCTCATGGGCTGGATAGTCTCGATACCGGTCTTCTGCGACAGCGGCTTCGTGATCCTCAATCCGATCAGAAAGGGGCTCGCCAAGCGCACCGGCGCCTCAAGCGTCGCGATGACGGTGGCTCTTTCGATGGGGCTTTACATTTCCCACTGTTTTGTCCCGCCGACTCCGGGACCGATAGCCGCGGCCAATTCTTTGGGCATCGGGGACCATCTGCTGCTCGTTATCCTGCTCGGCGCGCTGCTTTCGATTCCGCCGCTTGTGGCCGGTTGTCTCTTCGCCATCTATATCGGCGGAAAGGTAAAGGCGCGCGACGACGACGAAGACGCTTCGCTTGTGAAGAGCTATGAACAGCTGATCGCCGAATACGGCAGGCTGCCGGGCGGCTGCGCGTCCTTCGCCCCCATCGTCGTGCCGATCGTTCTGATGGCGCTGGCCTCGGGCCTGGCTATGGCGAAGATACGCATTCCCATCATCGCCTTTTTGGGGACGCCTATGATCGCGCTGGCCGTCGGTACGGCGCTCGGCGTCGTCTTGCTGGCCTCGGCGCACAAGATGGATGAATTTTACGGAATCACCAACGACACGCTGATGGTCGTCGGGCCGATCCTTTTCATTACGGCCGCGGGGGGAGTGCTCGGCAAGGTCATCAGCGTGTCTGGGATGGTGCAGTATATCACGGACAATTCCAACGTTCTGTCCACGATAGGCATTTTCTTCCCGTTTGTGCTTGCGGCGATACTCAAGACGGCGCAGGGCTCGTCCACAGTCGCGATCACCACCACGGCGGGGATGCTCGCTCCGGTGCTGCCGGCGCTCGGGCTTGATTCGCCGCTGCTGGGCGCGCTCTGCGTCATCGCTATCGGCGCCGGCGCGATGACGGTCTCTCACGCGAACGATTCCTACTTCTGGGTGGTCACCAATTTCGGCGAGATGGAGCCGCAGCAGGGGTACAGGACGCAGACGCTGGGCACACTTGTGATCGGCGTCGCCTCGATGGTAGGGGTCTATGCCGCCTATCTGCTTCTTGCATAG
- a CDS encoding CdaR family transcriptional regulator — MQFPKRSAMNIVQEIEGVIGEKINMMDSEGVIIASTDPARMNTFHAGAKKLIDERLDELVVHYDGEFDGAKQGINLPVTFNDKIVGVIGVTGPYEKLRKYGQIIRKMTEILILDIALSEQMWIESRARSRFLNEWVHASPAEFATLAEGARSLHIDITVPRRVLLISAVPLMNDDATRTQVTIEEAERRVSELCAAGKDIIVYKLDSRIALLLPAQPDEGMLAFASRLKREVEARCQVSLAIGIDAEYRGYQYIAAAFERAERALCTCLRSPSKQPRLYDSLNMEIFLGEIPDAVKAEYIRRIFRNCSPEEIAAYISMLELYYECEGSVAEASKRLFIHKNTLQYRLRRLAETTGYDPRSIKFSSLYYNAIHFYRDISSNII, encoded by the coding sequence ATGCAATTTCCCAAGCGGAGCGCCATGAATATCGTCCAGGAGATCGAGGGCGTTATCGGCGAGAAGATAAATATGATGGATTCGGAGGGCGTTATCATCGCGAGTACCGACCCGGCGCGGATGAACACCTTCCATGCCGGCGCCAAGAAGCTGATCGACGAGCGGCTCGACGAGCTCGTCGTACACTATGACGGAGAGTTCGACGGCGCAAAGCAGGGCATAAACCTGCCCGTCACATTTAATGATAAGATCGTGGGCGTGATCGGCGTCACCGGTCCTTATGAGAAGCTGCGCAAGTATGGGCAGATCATCAGGAAGATGACCGAGATCCTCATCCTCGATATCGCGCTTTCGGAGCAGATGTGGATCGAAAGCCGCGCGCGCAGCCGCTTTCTTAACGAATGGGTCCACGCGTCGCCGGCCGAGTTCGCGACTCTGGCCGAGGGCGCGAGAAGCCTGCATATAGATATCACCGTGCCGCGACGGGTGCTGCTTATTTCGGCCGTGCCGCTCATGAACGACGACGCCACGAGGACGCAGGTCACTATCGAAGAGGCGGAGCGGCGCGTATCGGAGCTGTGCGCCGCCGGCAAGGATATCATAGTTTATAAGCTTGACAGCCGTATAGCGCTGCTTCTTCCGGCGCAGCCCGACGAAGGGATGCTTGCTTTCGCCTCGCGGCTCAAACGCGAGGTCGAGGCGCGCTGCCAGGTTTCGCTGGCGATAGGGATCGACGCCGAATACAGGGGCTATCAATACATAGCGGCCGCTTTCGAGCGCGCGGAGAGGGCGCTGTGCACCTGTCTGCGCTCCCCGTCGAAGCAGCCGCGCCTTTACGACAGTCTCAACATGGAGATTTTTCTCGGCGAGATTCCCGACGCCGTCAAGGCCGAATATATCAGAAGGATATTCCGCAACTGTTCGCCGGAGGAGATAGCCGCCTACATATCGATGCTCGAGCTCTATTATGAGTGCGAGGGCTCCGTCGCCGAAGCGTCGAAGCGGCTCTTCATCCATAAGAACACGCTGCAGTACCGGCTGCGGCGGCTGGCCGAGACTACGGGCTACGACCCGCGTTCGATAAAGTTCAGCTCGCTCTACTACAACGCGATTCATTTTTATCGCGATATTTCGTCGAATATTATTTAA
- a CDS encoding CoA transferase subunit A — protein MAKPFIKPVVAAREAAKFVADGSSLMIGGFNFGGAPYTLIDALCESGARDIDLICVDTSYYDTKVKGPVGVARLVTEGRLRSLIASHIGLNKKTQELYTSGELKVELIPMGTFVERIRAGGAGLGGVLTPTGVDTVYEKGRETLELDGKRYIIERALTAEAAFIRAYKADAAGNLIYYGTNRNFNPTMATAAKKVIAEVDEVVPIGEIDPNSVVTPGIFIDALVIKGKNEYASRT, from the coding sequence ATGGCGAAACCCTTTATAAAGCCCGTCGTCGCCGCGCGCGAGGCGGCGAAGTTCGTAGCGGACGGCTCTTCTCTGATGATCGGAGGTTTCAACTTCGGCGGGGCGCCTTACACGCTTATCGACGCGCTCTGCGAAAGCGGCGCGCGCGACATAGATCTGATCTGCGTCGATACGAGCTACTACGACACGAAGGTCAAGGGCCCCGTCGGCGTCGCCAGACTCGTAACCGAGGGGCGCCTGCGCTCGCTCATAGCGTCGCACATCGGGCTGAACAAAAAGACGCAGGAGCTTTACACGAGCGGCGAGCTGAAGGTCGAGCTGATACCGATGGGGACCTTCGTCGAAAGGATCCGCGCCGGCGGCGCCGGGCTCGGCGGCGTGCTGACCCCGACCGGAGTCGACACCGTCTACGAGAAGGGGCGCGAGACGCTGGAGCTCGACGGGAAACGCTATATAATCGAGCGCGCGCTCACCGCGGAGGCGGCGTTCATACGCGCCTACAAAGCGGACGCAGCGGGAAACCTCATCTACTACGGCACTAACAGGAACTTCAACCCGACGATGGCGACCGCGGCGAAAAAAGTCATAGCGGAGGTAGACGAGGTAGTGCCGATCGGCGAGATCGACCCGAACAGCGTAGTGACGCCGGGAATATTCATAGACGCCTTAGTGATAAAGGGGAAAAACGAATATGCTTCCAGAACTTAG
- a CDS encoding CoA-transferase — translation MLPELSEDEAKVRIARKIASELKDGELVNLGIGIPQSVPKYLPEGVHLILQTENGAINAGATEEKRDLRTIDAGGAPITILPGGALVSSELSFAIMRGGHVDATVLGALEVDAEGSLASWMIPQVRVPGMGGAMDIATGSKMVYVATRHFDKRGKSKLVQKCTLPLTGRCVVDVVVTEYCVLRNSYGRMVMTALAEDAPLRELLDRTEMKIYVSSQLTKEKF, via the coding sequence ATGCTTCCAGAACTTAGCGAAGATGAAGCTAAGGTACGCATCGCGAGAAAAATCGCGTCGGAGCTCAAAGACGGCGAGCTGGTGAACCTGGGGATAGGGATACCGCAGTCAGTGCCCAAGTACCTGCCGGAGGGCGTCCATTTGATACTGCAGACGGAAAACGGCGCGATAAACGCCGGGGCCACCGAGGAGAAGCGCGACCTGCGCACGATCGACGCGGGCGGCGCGCCGATAACCATCCTGCCGGGAGGCGCGCTCGTCTCCTCCGAGCTCAGCTTCGCGATAATGCGCGGCGGGCACGTCGACGCGACAGTCTTAGGCGCCCTCGAGGTCGACGCCGAGGGCAGCCTCGCCAGCTGGATGATACCGCAAGTGCGCGTGCCTGGGATGGGCGGCGCGATGGACATAGCGACTGGCTCGAAGATGGTCTACGTCGCGACACGCCACTTCGACAAGAGGGGCAAAAGCAAGCTGGTGCAAAAATGCACGCTGCCTTTGACCGGGCGCTGCGTCGTCGACGTCGTCGTCACGGAATACTGCGTGCTGCGCAACAGCTACGGACGCATGGTGATGACGGCGCTCGCGGAGGACGCGCCACTCCGGGAGCTGCTCGACAGGACTGAAATGAAGATATACGTCAGCTCTCAGCTGACAAAGGAAAAATTTTAG
- a CDS encoding CD0519/CD1768 family membrane protein, translating into MEEKTKVVKAVGPEGLIWFVLIISFFAMFGMKMGVANMFGTMMATAHDLVINTCFLISAVCILAGAVSAIFSEFGVLALANMILSPLMKPLYNLPGVSVIGVMATYLSDNPAILSLAADRGFCRYFKRYQYVSLTNLGTSFGMGLIVGTFMVAQGSITGESYLGAVLTGTLGAVIGSIVSVRIMQFFSKREYGTDEGAKAEGYESKEEFDVLNFREIRVGNGLQRFMEALLDGAKTGFNLSLLVIPGVATICTVVMMLTNGPGAEGVYTGAAYEGIAVLPVLGRYLNIILDPLLGFQDPSAIAFPLTSLGAVGAAIGIVPQLLREGRIGANEIAVFTAMGMCWSGYLSTHVAMMEAINSRKMTMKAILSHTIGGFLAGVCAHFFYVILL; encoded by the coding sequence ATGGAAGAAAAGACAAAGGTTGTAAAAGCCGTGGGGCCGGAAGGTCTTATATGGTTTGTACTCATCATTAGTTTCTTTGCCATGTTCGGCATGAAGATGGGCGTAGCGAATATGTTTGGTACGATGATGGCGACGGCGCACGACCTCGTCATCAATACTTGTTTTTTAATCTCTGCGGTATGCATTTTGGCCGGCGCGGTGAGCGCTATTTTCTCAGAGTTTGGCGTTCTGGCGCTTGCCAACATGATTCTGTCCCCCTTGATGAAACCGCTGTACAATTTGCCCGGCGTCTCCGTCATCGGCGTCATGGCGACGTATCTTTCTGATAACCCGGCAATTCTTTCTCTCGCGGCAGACAGAGGGTTTTGCCGCTATTTCAAGCGCTATCAGTATGTCTCTTTGACAAACCTCGGCACGTCTTTCGGAATGGGGCTCATCGTCGGTACCTTCATGGTGGCGCAGGGTTCCATCACAGGCGAGAGTTACTTGGGCGCGGTGTTGACGGGTACGCTCGGCGCGGTAATCGGAAGCATCGTCAGCGTCCGCATTATGCAGTTTTTCAGCAAGAGGGAATATGGTACAGACGAAGGTGCAAAAGCCGAGGGTTACGAGTCTAAAGAAGAATTCGACGTGCTTAATTTTCGTGAAATCCGCGTGGGAAATGGGCTGCAGCGTTTTATGGAGGCCCTTTTAGACGGGGCTAAGACCGGCTTCAACCTGTCTCTGCTTGTGATTCCCGGAGTTGCGACGATCTGTACCGTGGTCATGATGCTGACGAACGGTCCCGGCGCGGAAGGGGTTTATACCGGCGCAGCCTATGAGGGCATCGCCGTGCTTCCCGTTCTTGGAAGGTATCTGAATATCATACTGGACCCGCTTCTCGGATTTCAGGATCCATCCGCCATCGCGTTCCCGTTGACGTCGCTCGGCGCGGTTGGTGCGGCTATAGGTATAGTTCCTCAACTGCTCAGGGAGGGCAGGATCGGGGCGAACGAAATTGCCGTTTTTACGGCGATGGGAATGTGTTGGAGCGGATATCTCAGCACGCACGTCGCGATGATGGAGGCGATAAATTCTCGCAAGATGACCATGAAAGCCATATTGAGCCACACCATCGGCGGCTTTTTGGCCGGTGTATGCGCGCATTTCTTCTATGTTATTTTATTGTAG
- a CDS encoding LysR family transcriptional regulator: protein MDIRKYEVIIKAAECRNLTKAGEFFGYTQSGVSHMIKVVEEELGFRVLNRSRSGVSLTPEGERIIPVLREIARWNENLVQIAADINGLVCGNLRVGVFSSVAIHWLPRILRDFQADYPHISIDIIEGGSEDMRDKLSNGEIDLALMSIQPNFGFEAQVLKVDSFFAVLPHEHPLAKKAHFPLEAFNGSEFILVKRGYDDDIYKILAEYSLTPNIKFTSNNEHAVVSMIESGLGVSILPELVVRSYHENVSVLPLSPEVSRKLGICVTSFDELSPACRRFCRYVRKTVAPDGAMTED, encoded by the coding sequence TTGGATATAAGAAAATATGAGGTGATTATAAAAGCCGCCGAATGTAGAAATCTGACTAAGGCGGGAGAATTTTTCGGCTATACACAGTCGGGGGTCAGCCATATGATCAAGGTGGTCGAGGAAGAGCTCGGCTTCCGCGTGCTCAACAGAAGCAGAAGCGGCGTCTCTCTGACTCCCGAAGGGGAAAGGATAATCCCGGTGCTGCGCGAAATCGCCCGCTGGAACGAAAACCTTGTGCAGATAGCAGCGGATATAAACGGCCTGGTATGCGGAAACCTGCGCGTCGGCGTATTCAGCAGCGTCGCAATCCATTGGCTGCCGCGTATTCTAAGAGATTTCCAGGCGGATTACCCGCATATCAGCATAGATATCATCGAAGGAGGAAGCGAGGATATGCGCGACAAGCTGTCGAACGGCGAGATAGACCTTGCACTGATGAGCATTCAGCCGAATTTCGGTTTTGAGGCCCAAGTGCTGAAGGTAGACTCATTTTTTGCCGTCCTGCCGCACGAACATCCTCTTGCAAAGAAAGCGCACTTCCCGCTCGAAGCGTTCAACGGTTCGGAGTTCATACTCGTCAAGCGCGGCTACGACGACGACATTTACAAGATACTCGCCGAATACTCGCTCACGCCGAATATAAAATTCACGTCGAACAACGAGCATGCCGTCGTGTCAATGATAGAGAGCGGTCTCGGCGTCAGCATCCTGCCGGAGCTCGTCGTGCGCAGCTACCATGAAAACGTCTCCGTGCTTCCTCTTTCGCCCGAGGTCAGCAGGAAACTCGGCATCTGCGTGACGTCCTTCGACGAGCTTTCGCCGGCTTGCAGGCGCTTCTGCCGGTACGTAAGAAAGACGGTCGCGCCGGACGGTGCGATGACAGAGGATTAA
- a CDS encoding S-layer homology domain-containing protein has product MKKFMAVLAMVAVVAFAAPALAATNPFMDVPQGHWAYDAVGLLASRGIVSGYPDGSYKGAQPATRYEMASIVARALVSVDADKASKQDLELLKKLVMEFKDELDALGVKVDQIDKRVAVLEDGVGGWKIRGNFRFDAKFATDTDDGQYYYNESGLKNDFEKERFRLFLTKTIDENTYFYAQYRTGADASGAPAARGGRGDLQNMRWSHLFVNTKLPYDIELRVGRFAVDFEDENGLYTDNDAIFGDFRTDGFMLSKKWNTFKATAIVGRNDNFGDDYIGVSDGTVGSFMSYILDLNWQPNEKFTLGGTGYWFDDDSTGLDVDLSVKTYGVYAGYKFTPAVELKGIYYWQDLGEAVPTYTGALAGVTEDSPRAWKAILDIKQDLLKFTSLWIEYSQQDNTFLGLTNRYSIGGGAYDYVGRNMNWTDPFGTSKWWFVKAEQKWNDKWSSFVRFANVDYDTFGLDDATEWGLGIGYQYTPAIYFELAYDQVDHGNEDLIGFGGAVGKDHVVRFRTNVSF; this is encoded by the coding sequence ATGAAGAAATTTATGGCAGTACTCGCAATGGTAGCCGTCGTCGCTTTCGCGGCCCCGGCTCTCGCGGCAACGAACCCGTTCATGGACGTACCCCAGGGACACTGGGCCTACGACGCGGTAGGACTTCTGGCGTCGCGTGGAATAGTCTCCGGCTATCCGGATGGCTCCTACAAGGGCGCTCAGCCCGCTACCCGTTATGAGATGGCGTCGATCGTGGCGCGCGCTCTCGTATCGGTAGACGCCGACAAGGCCAGCAAGCAGGATCTCGAGCTCCTCAAGAAGCTCGTCATGGAATTCAAAGACGAACTCGACGCCCTCGGCGTCAAGGTCGACCAGATCGACAAGAGAGTAGCGGTCCTCGAAGACGGCGTAGGCGGATGGAAGATCCGCGGCAACTTCCGCTTCGACGCGAAGTTCGCGACGGACACCGACGACGGTCAGTACTACTACAACGAAAGCGGTCTGAAGAACGACTTTGAAAAAGAGCGCTTCCGCCTCTTCCTCACGAAGACGATAGACGAGAACACCTACTTCTACGCCCAGTACCGTACCGGCGCCGACGCCTCCGGGGCCCCCGCTGCTCGCGGCGGACGCGGAGACCTGCAGAATATGCGCTGGTCTCACCTCTTCGTGAACACGAAGCTCCCGTACGACATCGAACTTCGCGTAGGACGCTTTGCGGTCGACTTTGAAGACGAGAACGGCCTCTACACGGACAACGACGCGATATTCGGCGACTTCCGCACGGACGGCTTCATGCTCTCCAAGAAGTGGAACACCTTCAAGGCGACGGCGATCGTCGGCCGCAACGACAACTTCGGCGACGACTACATCGGCGTCAGCGACGGTACAGTGGGGAGCTTCATGAGCTACATCCTCGACCTCAACTGGCAGCCCAACGAGAAGTTCACGCTCGGCGGCACCGGCTACTGGTTCGACGACGACTCGACAGGGCTTGACGTCGACCTTTCGGTCAAGACGTACGGCGTCTATGCCGGCTACAAGTTCACGCCGGCCGTCGAGCTGAAGGGCATTTACTACTGGCAGGACCTCGGCGAGGCCGTCCCGACGTACACGGGCGCTTTGGCCGGAGTTACAGAGGACAGCCCGAGGGCTTGGAAAGCCATCCTCGACATCAAGCAGGACCTCCTGAAGTTCACCTCGCTGTGGATCGAATATTCGCAGCAGGACAACACCTTCCTCGGCCTTACCAACCGCTACTCGATCGGCGGCGGCGCGTACGACTATGTAGGCAGGAATATGAACTGGACGGATCCTTTCGGGACCTCCAAGTGGTGGTTCGTGAAGGCCGAGCAGAAGTGGAACGACAAGTGGAGCTCCTTCGTCCGCTTCGCGAATGTAGACTACGACACCTTCGGACTTGACGACGCCACGGAGTGGGGCCTCGGCATCGGCTATCAGTACACGCCGGCCATCTACTTCGAGCTCGCCTACGACCAGGTCGACCACGGCAACGAAGATCTGATTGGATTTGGCGGCGCTGTCGGAAAGGACCACGTCGTCCGCTTCCGCACGAACGTCAGCTTCTAA